A single genomic interval of Saccharothrix saharensis harbors:
- a CDS encoding DUF4082 domain-containing protein — MATLLLIGSSSTGTAQAAPVTVVYTPTSGSTVAVGVPVLIAGIAVNGESGDITGVDISFDGGVTWSPTEHHSGSWLHRHTPAEVGPVTYHLRASSSRDISGAYGPYEFFAGGSAAPPALRCPYCTLSLPWLPNRPELDDPDDAAVELGLRLGFDRAGYVAGAAVHRGTYSGPLTVHLWSADGTLLAETVSASATGVSYVRFPARVPVVAGEEYVVSYFAPVGGYASSEDYFSAAVVIAPYVMGRGAGVYSYGGGFPTETWHDSNYWVHPTFELS; from the coding sequence GTGGCCACCCTTCTGCTGATCGGTTCGTCGTCGACCGGAACGGCGCAGGCCGCGCCCGTGACCGTGGTGTACACGCCCACGAGCGGCTCCACGGTCGCCGTGGGGGTGCCGGTGCTGATCGCCGGCATCGCCGTCAACGGTGAGTCCGGTGACATCACCGGGGTCGACATCAGCTTCGACGGCGGCGTGACGTGGTCGCCGACCGAGCACCACAGCGGGAGCTGGCTCCACCGGCACACCCCGGCGGAGGTCGGGCCGGTCACCTATCACCTGCGTGCGTCCAGCTCACGGGACATCAGCGGGGCGTACGGGCCGTACGAGTTCTTCGCGGGTGGCTCCGCCGCGCCACCCGCCCTGCGCTGCCCGTACTGCACGTTGTCCCTGCCGTGGCTGCCGAACCGGCCGGAGCTCGATGATCCCGACGACGCCGCGGTGGAACTGGGTCTGCGGCTCGGTTTCGACCGTGCCGGGTACGTCGCCGGTGCGGCGGTCCACCGCGGCACGTACAGCGGACCGTTGACCGTGCACCTGTGGTCGGCGGACGGGACGTTGCTCGCCGAGACGGTGTCCGCGTCGGCGACGGGGGTGAGTTATGTGAGGTTCCCGGCCCGCGTCCCGGTGGTGGCGGGGGAGGAGTACGTCGTCTCCTACTTCGCCCCGGTGGGCGGTTATGCCTCGTCGGAGGACTACTTCAGCGCTGCCGTGGTGATCGCGCCCTACGTGATGGGGCGGGGTGCCGGCGTCTACTCGTACGGCGGCGGTTTCCCCACCGAGACGTGGCATGACAGCAACTACTGGGTGCACCCGACGTTCGAGCTGAGCTGA
- a CDS encoding M15 family metallopeptidase, with translation MFCERVRGCGDRRSARPALAAVVGALVVALSACSAEPATSLGGHAKGPTSDDGSIPTGSSLSPDDSGHPAIARLDPALLAAVREAARDARAAGVELRVTSGWRSKAYQQRLLDEAVARYGSLAEARRLVSTPEKSAHVTGKAVDIGPTDAADWVIRNGSDYGLCQTYANEMWHFELSTTPGGQCPRPHDDASG, from the coding sequence TGGTTGCGGCGATCGGCGGTCGGCTCGCCCGGCGTTGGCGGCGGTGGTCGGCGCGCTCGTCGTGGCGTTGTCGGCCTGCTCCGCCGAGCCCGCGACGAGCCTGGGCGGGCACGCCAAGGGGCCCACGAGCGACGACGGCAGCATTCCGACCGGCTCCAGCCTCTCCCCCGACGACTCCGGGCACCCCGCCATCGCGAGGCTGGACCCCGCGCTGCTGGCGGCGGTCCGCGAGGCGGCACGGGACGCGCGGGCGGCGGGCGTCGAGCTGAGGGTCACGTCCGGGTGGCGCAGCAAGGCCTACCAGCAACGCCTGCTCGACGAGGCGGTCGCCCGGTACGGCAGCCTGGCGGAGGCGCGGCGGCTGGTCAGCACGCCGGAGAAGTCGGCGCACGTGACCGGGAAGGCCGTCGACATCGGCCCGACCGACGCCGCCGACTGGGTCATCCGCAACGGCTCGGACTACGGCCTGTGCCAGACCTACGCCAACGAGATGTGGCACTTCGAGCTGTCGACCACGCCGGGCGGGCAGTGCCCCCGGCCCCACGACGACGCGTCCGGGTGA
- a CDS encoding SDR family oxidoreductase yields MYEVPDQHGKYIVVTGANSGTGKEAAKRLAGAGADVVLAVRTGTKGEQAKAEILAAHPGATLEVRRLDLADQSSVRGFADGLVAAGRPVDVLVNNAGVMNVPARTETVDGFELQLAANFLGPFALTALLLPLLLRAPEPRVVTMSSGAAAGGRIDFADLQSSRRYHPVRAYARTKLADLLLTVHLADLATERDWPLMSVGAHPGYTRTNLTTSGPHLNGGRPGLLESIGYRVVPSQDVVHGTEPLLYAATDPGAVRGGYYGPRWALVGPTRQVRVPRRARDKETAARLWAETERLTGTSV; encoded by the coding sequence GTGTACGAGGTTCCCGACCAGCACGGCAAGTACATCGTCGTCACCGGGGCGAACAGCGGCACCGGCAAGGAGGCGGCCAAGCGGCTCGCCGGGGCCGGGGCCGACGTCGTGCTCGCGGTGCGCACCGGGACCAAGGGCGAGCAGGCGAAGGCGGAGATCCTCGCCGCGCACCCCGGCGCCACCCTGGAGGTCCGCCGGCTCGACCTCGCCGACCAGTCCTCGGTGCGCGGGTTCGCCGACGGGCTCGTGGCGGCCGGGAGGCCGGTGGACGTGCTGGTGAACAACGCAGGCGTGATGAACGTGCCCGCGCGGACGGAGACGGTGGACGGCTTCGAGCTCCAACTGGCCGCCAACTTCCTCGGCCCGTTCGCCCTCACCGCCCTGCTGCTGCCGTTGCTGCTCAGGGCTCCCGAGCCCAGGGTCGTCACCATGAGCAGCGGCGCCGCGGCCGGCGGCCGGATCGACTTCGCCGACCTCCAGTCGAGCCGGCGGTACCACCCGGTGCGCGCCTACGCCCGGACCAAGCTCGCCGACCTGTTGCTGACGGTGCACCTGGCCGACCTCGCGACAGAGCGCGACTGGCCGTTGATGTCGGTCGGCGCCCACCCCGGCTACACCCGCACCAACCTGACGACCTCCGGCCCCCACCTCAACGGCGGCCGTCCCGGCCTGCTCGAGTCCATCGGCTACCGAGTGGTCCCCTCGCAGGACGTGGTCCACGGCACCGAGCCGCTCCTCTACGCCGCAACCGACCCCGGTGCCGTCCGGGGCGGGTACTACGGCCCCCGCTGGGCCCTCGTGGGGCCGACCAGGCAGGTTCGCGTGCCGCGGCGGGCGCGGGACAAGGAGACCGCCGCGCGGTTGTGGGCCGAGACCGAACGCCTCACCGGCACGTCCGTCTGA
- a CDS encoding glycoside hydrolase family 27 protein produces MLLLSAVTAVLYTPSARALENGVARTPPMGWNSWNTFGCNINETLIRQMTDAMANSGMRDAGYQYVVVDDCWMNPNRDSSGNLQGDPTRFPSGMKALGDYIHSKGLKFGIYQAPLAETCAQYFNSYPGSTGALGHEEQDARQFAAWGVDFLKYDWCSPSGTIDDQVRTFAKMRDALRATGRPIVYSINSNSIHDKTGPRRNWSDVANMWRTTEDITNKWDTGQTNGYPMGIQNIVNVTVPLASYAAPGGFNDPDMMEVGRGGMNDTEMRSHFALWAVMASPLIAGNDLRNMDSATSTILKNTNLIAINQDSLGLQGRQVSNDGTRRVLAKRLANGNVAVALFNQGGGTTTVSTTASAIGLSGSSFTLRDAWTNGTTTTSGTISASVPAHGTAVYIVSGGGGPVPTSFSLVSQSSGRCLDLPGSTPTNGALAQIWDCNSQTNQRFTTTTAGELRAYDGAKCLDVYNQGTANGTAVTLWDCNGQGNQQFRLNSDGSVTAVASGKCLDVNGGATANGTKVIIWDCHGGTNQRWTRT; encoded by the coding sequence ATGCTGCTGTTGTCCGCGGTGACGGCGGTGCTGTACACGCCGTCCGCGCGGGCATTGGAGAACGGAGTAGCGCGCACTCCGCCGATGGGGTGGAACTCGTGGAACACGTTCGGTTGCAACATCAACGAGACGTTGATCCGCCAGATGACCGACGCGATGGCCAACTCGGGCATGCGTGACGCCGGCTACCAGTACGTGGTCGTCGACGACTGCTGGATGAACCCCAACCGCGACTCGTCGGGCAACCTGCAGGGTGATCCGACCAGGTTCCCCAGCGGCATGAAGGCGCTCGGTGACTACATCCACTCCAAGGGCCTGAAGTTCGGCATCTACCAGGCACCGCTGGCCGAGACCTGCGCGCAGTACTTCAACTCCTACCCCGGCTCGACCGGGGCGCTGGGCCACGAGGAGCAGGACGCCCGGCAGTTCGCCGCGTGGGGCGTGGACTTCCTCAAGTACGACTGGTGCTCGCCCAGCGGGACGATCGACGACCAGGTGCGCACGTTCGCCAAGATGCGCGACGCGCTGCGGGCCACCGGCCGTCCGATCGTCTACAGCATCAACTCCAACAGCATCCACGACAAGACCGGGCCGCGACGCAACTGGAGCGACGTCGCGAACATGTGGCGCACCACCGAGGACATCACCAACAAGTGGGACACCGGGCAGACCAACGGCTACCCGATGGGCATCCAGAACATCGTCAACGTCACCGTGCCACTCGCCTCCTACGCCGCACCGGGCGGTTTCAACGACCCCGACATGATGGAGGTCGGCCGCGGTGGCATGAACGACACCGAGATGCGCAGCCACTTCGCGCTGTGGGCGGTCATGGCCTCGCCCCTGATCGCGGGCAACGACCTGCGCAACATGGACTCCGCCACGTCGACGATCCTGAAGAACACCAACCTCATCGCGATCAACCAGGACAGCCTCGGCCTGCAGGGCCGGCAGGTCTCCAACGACGGCACCCGGCGCGTCCTGGCCAAGCGGCTGGCCAACGGCAACGTCGCGGTGGCCCTGTTCAACCAGGGCGGCGGCACGACCACCGTCTCGACCACGGCGAGCGCGATCGGCCTGTCGGGCAGCTCGTTCACGCTGCGCGACGCCTGGACCAACGGCACGACCACCACGTCCGGCACCATCTCGGCCAGCGTGCCGGCGCACGGCACCGCGGTGTACATCGTCAGCGGCGGCGGAGGCCCCGTGCCCACGTCGTTCTCCCTGGTCAGCCAGAGCTCCGGCCGCTGCCTGGACCTCCCCGGCAGCACGCCGACCAACGGCGCCCTGGCCCAGATCTGGGACTGCAACAGCCAGACCAACCAGCGCTTCACCACGACCACGGCCGGTGAGCTGCGCGCCTACGACGGCGCGAAGTGCCTCGACGTCTACAACCAGGGCACGGCCAACGGCACCGCCGTGACGTTGTGGGACTGCAACGGCCAGGGCAACCAGCAGTTCCGCCTCAACTCCGACGGCAGCGTGACGGCGGTGGCGTCGGGCAAGTGCCTGGACGTCAACGGCGGCGCCACCGCCAACGGCACGAAGGTCATCATCTGGGACTGCCACGGCGGCACCAACCAGCGCTGGACCCGCACCTGA
- a CDS encoding TetR/AcrR family transcriptional regulator: MNFQRARTDEQRNERRRQILGAAAAMLAEMPVAELSLTALSRRVCLAKANVLRYFDSREAVLLELLEAQLAECVTELESAPAPDGSTRERADRLADLFAVSLAARPMLCDLVASQATVLERNISVETAIRHKRTIRESLRALVRLVRRHLPEFGDEDASALVETVMLTAVAAWPASRPPRALLAAYEADPSLAALRVDFADAVRRSGEVTAAGLLARRR; this comes from the coding sequence GTGAACTTCCAGCGAGCGCGCACCGACGAGCAGCGCAACGAACGGCGGCGGCAGATCCTCGGCGCCGCGGCCGCGATGCTCGCCGAGATGCCGGTGGCCGAGCTGAGCCTCACCGCGCTGAGCCGCCGGGTGTGCCTGGCCAAGGCGAACGTGCTGCGCTACTTCGACTCGCGCGAGGCGGTCCTGCTGGAACTGCTGGAGGCGCAACTGGCCGAGTGCGTCACGGAACTCGAATCCGCTCCCGCACCGGACGGCTCCACGCGGGAGCGCGCCGACCGGCTGGCCGACCTCTTCGCCGTCTCGTTGGCCGCGCGGCCGATGCTGTGCGACCTGGTCGCCTCCCAGGCGACCGTGCTGGAGCGCAACATCTCGGTGGAGACGGCGATCCGGCACAAGCGGACGATCCGGGAGTCGCTGCGGGCCCTGGTCCGACTGGTCCGCCGACACCTGCCCGAGTTCGGCGACGAGGACGCGAGCGCCCTGGTGGAGACGGTCATGCTGACCGCGGTCGCGGCCTGGCCGGCCAGTCGCCCGCCGCGGGCGTTGCTCGCCGCCTACGAGGCGGACCCGAGCCTGGCCGCCCTGCGCGTCGACTTCGCCGACGCGGTGCGGCGAAGTGGCGAGGTGACCGCGGCCGGGCTGCTCGCCCGCCGCCGATAG
- a CDS encoding DUF4157 domain-containing protein yields the protein MRTNDRERDGLSTPDVGKRPAVPTQQPGLTSAGGVLALQSTAGNAAVVQMLRQAGHPGARDRHQHGPACGHREEGAQVQRSAREHGQVADDSPAGQKALLDRALASPSRSLPEPLLARATPFFRNPNLATAQLHDNPVAQRATAALGAQAMTVGTHIFAPPRVVADMKVMIHELSHVNENLKGTPETGDNNGAGVTITDPHQASEQRAERDGASFGAGATTAPSVVTQRAFARDVDPAVAGPTAGAPVQRMENPPQGRRGSEDYEADASGSESSRSARGQEGDMTPERRELLERIEQELASGPNLDDLAEQADRLATGVPGFRRIRAVHDPNEDRDQAVPHSESESEYESDPPATTAAPAAEPLPELPENTRLTPLRDMLLREMRKGGLDKKLKVTFSVDAGDRDPRVASGHAWIEITGSRGKQVSFGFYPEEAYETFNNVRGGVHCPDGYSVSGRATHHESKNVAVRDVVNGYLVAHDRSGANYNLTLHNCSTFAGDVWKTMTGKAIPREWFTAYGLLGTVVSTPHGAAEGLESHQERRRQKRRERARPLAEGPLRGLMPGPGDADEVADRLAAAKLSQSSSSPSSEEVD from the coding sequence GTGCGAACCAACGACCGCGAGCGGGACGGGTTGTCGACCCCCGATGTCGGGAAGCGGCCCGCTGTCCCGACGCAGCAGCCTGGCCTCACCTCGGCCGGCGGCGTCCTGGCGCTCCAGTCCACCGCGGGCAACGCCGCCGTCGTCCAGATGCTCCGCCAGGCCGGGCATCCCGGGGCCCGGGACCGGCACCAGCACGGTCCCGCGTGCGGGCACCGGGAAGAGGGTGCCCAGGTCCAGCGTTCCGCCCGGGAGCACGGTCAGGTGGCCGACGACAGCCCGGCCGGCCAGAAGGCCCTGCTCGACCGGGCCCTGGCCTCACCGAGTCGTTCGCTGCCCGAACCGCTGCTCGCGCGGGCGACGCCGTTCTTCCGGAACCCGAACCTCGCCACCGCTCAGCTGCACGACAACCCGGTGGCACAGCGGGCCACCGCGGCCCTGGGGGCCCAGGCCATGACGGTCGGTACCCACATCTTCGCGCCACCGCGGGTCGTCGCGGACATGAAGGTCATGATCCACGAGCTGAGCCACGTGAACGAGAACCTCAAGGGAACCCCCGAGACCGGCGACAACAACGGGGCCGGGGTCACGATCACCGACCCCCACCAGGCCTCCGAGCAGCGGGCGGAGCGGGACGGTGCCTCGTTCGGCGCCGGGGCGACGACCGCGCCGTCCGTCGTCACCCAGCGGGCGTTCGCGCGGGACGTCGACCCCGCGGTCGCCGGGCCGACGGCGGGCGCACCCGTGCAGCGCATGGAGAACCCGCCGCAGGGCCGCCGGGGCAGCGAGGACTACGAGGCCGACGCCTCGGGGTCCGAATCCTCGCGATCGGCCCGCGGCCAGGAGGGCGACATGACCCCGGAGCGGCGGGAACTGCTGGAGCGCATCGAGCAGGAGCTGGCGAGCGGCCCCAACCTGGACGACCTCGCCGAACAGGCGGATCGCCTGGCGACGGGAGTTCCCGGGTTCCGCCGGATCCGGGCGGTGCACGACCCGAACGAGGACCGGGACCAGGCGGTGCCCCACTCGGAATCGGAGTCCGAGTACGAGTCCGACCCACCGGCCACGACGGCCGCTCCGGCCGCGGAACCACTTCCCGAACTGCCCGAGAACACGCGCCTGACACCGCTGCGCGACATGCTCCTGCGGGAGATGCGCAAGGGCGGTCTCGACAAGAAGCTGAAGGTCACGTTCAGCGTGGACGCGGGCGACCGCGACCCCCGGGTCGCCTCCGGCCACGCCTGGATCGAGATCACCGGATCGCGGGGCAAACAGGTCTCCTTCGGCTTCTACCCGGAAGAGGCGTACGAGACGTTCAACAACGTGCGAGGTGGCGTCCACTGCCCCGACGGGTACAGCGTCTCGGGTCGCGCCACCCACCACGAGTCGAAGAACGTGGCGGTGAGGGACGTCGTCAACGGCTACCTCGTCGCCCATGACAGGTCCGGGGCCAACTACAACCTCACCCTGCACAACTGCTCGACCTTCGCGGGCGACGTGTGGAAGACCATGACCGGCAAGGCCATCCCCCGGGAGTGGTTCACCGCGTACGGCCTGCTCGGCACGGTCGTCTCGACGCCCCACGGTGCCGCCGAAGGCCTGGAGAGCCACCAGGAGAGGCGGCGGCAGAAGCGGCGGGAACGCGCGCGTCCCCTCGCGGAAGGCCCCCTGCGCGGTCTGATGCCCGGTCCCGGCGACGCGGACGAGGTCGCCGACCGGCTGGCCGCCGCGAAGCTCTCCCAGAGCAGTTCGTCCCCGTCGTCCGAGGAGGTGGACTGA
- a CDS encoding ABC transporter ATP-binding protein: MAGIGIGGLSTVYPNGVRAVDALDLTVTDGELFALLGPSGCGKTTLLRTIAGLELPTAGTVAIGSRDVTRLPPGQRGVAMVFQDYALFPHMTVAENIAYPLRVRRETKARQRDAAADVARDLSLSSLLDRRPGQLSGGQQQRAALGRAVAAGADVLLLDEPLSNLDARLRLEARTFLKRLQHDLALTTVFVTHDQAEALALADRIAVMEAGRIRQLGTPREVFQRPADTFVANFIGSTPMNLLPGEVRGAHVECAGARLPAPPALPDGTPVVVGVRPEYLAVADHGITGRVATVENLGVSSLVALDCPNGTLLSLTVPEHDEPDLDRPLTVNAPPGRLLFYDADHGRLLNP, encoded by the coding sequence ATGGCGGGCATCGGGATCGGCGGGCTGTCCACCGTGTACCCGAACGGGGTGCGCGCGGTGGACGCGCTGGACCTGACTGTGACCGACGGCGAGCTGTTCGCGCTGCTCGGGCCGTCCGGGTGCGGCAAGACCACGTTGCTGCGCACGATCGCCGGGTTGGAGCTGCCCACGGCCGGCACCGTGGCGATCGGGTCACGTGACGTCACGCGACTGCCGCCCGGGCAGCGCGGAGTGGCGATGGTGTTCCAGGACTACGCGCTGTTCCCGCACATGACCGTGGCCGAGAACATCGCCTACCCCCTGCGGGTGCGCCGTGAAACCAAGGCACGCCAACGGGACGCGGCGGCCGACGTGGCACGCGACCTGAGCCTGTCGTCCCTGCTGGACCGCAGACCGGGTCAGTTGTCCGGTGGTCAGCAACAACGCGCCGCGCTGGGCCGTGCCGTCGCGGCCGGCGCCGACGTGCTGCTGCTCGACGAACCACTGTCCAACCTGGACGCGCGACTGCGGCTGGAAGCCAGGACGTTCCTCAAGCGGTTGCAGCACGACCTGGCCCTCACCACCGTGTTCGTGACCCACGACCAAGCCGAGGCACTGGCGTTGGCCGACCGGATCGCCGTGATGGAAGCCGGGCGGATCCGGCAACTCGGCACGCCCCGTGAGGTCTTCCAACGGCCCGCGGACACGTTCGTCGCCAACTTCATCGGCTCCACCCCGATGAACTTGCTCCCGGGCGAGGTGCGCGGCGCTCACGTCGAGTGCGCCGGAGCGCGACTGCCGGCCCCACCGGCACTGCCCGACGGCACACCCGTCGTAGTGGGCGTCCGACCGGAGTACCTCGCGGTGGCCGACCACGGCATCACCGGTCGAGTGGCCACGGTCGAGAACCTGGGCGTGTCCTCCCTGGTCGCCCTCGACTGCCCGAACGGCACGCTGCTCAGCCTCACCGTGCCGGAACACGACGAACCGGACCTCGACCGACCGCTGACCGTCAACGCCCCACCCGGCCGGCTGTTGTTCTACGACGCCGACCACGGCCGGCTGCTCAACCCCTGA
- a CDS encoding virginiamycin B lyase family protein, with translation MRSARLRRSLIATTALVASALVPVPAGATTPITEYGPVPSSLPVGGVCEVEFDHSGKLWVEQYLSSQVARFDPATGQFANFSTPMPLSVPGGMDLDSAGDLWMPQVTGNSLLRVDTADGSMTEFPLPWANAFTLQPLDIPLHSGLGLANDLARGPDNALWFTLGGLDSIGRYDPATGAWSKYRVPGEILGQVGALFGIIKPGPGRTVVFDLPQLNKIATLDVATHLFTQYTMPTPASFPVGVRTAADGTIWVGEALGMKIARINPVTGQVTEYPLLGVGGLLTGIVNGPGVGGIGNPLPMPGPIAEASDGNIYFSVSFPALFGLGNQVARFDPVTHEVRMWPTPSSASYPCDINVHQPGAVWFGLLTTNKIGKLDIAAT, from the coding sequence ATGAGATCAGCACGGTTAAGACGGTCACTGATCGCCACCACAGCGCTCGTCGCGTCCGCGCTCGTCCCGGTCCCCGCCGGCGCGACGACGCCGATCACCGAGTACGGCCCGGTCCCCTCGTCCCTGCCGGTCGGCGGCGTGTGCGAGGTCGAGTTCGACCACAGCGGGAAGCTGTGGGTCGAGCAGTACCTGAGCAGCCAGGTCGCCCGGTTCGACCCGGCCACCGGGCAGTTCGCCAACTTCTCCACGCCGATGCCGCTGTCCGTGCCCGGCGGCATGGACCTGGACTCGGCCGGCGACCTGTGGATGCCCCAGGTAACCGGCAACAGCCTGCTCCGCGTCGACACCGCCGACGGCTCCATGACCGAGTTCCCGCTCCCCTGGGCGAACGCCTTCACCCTCCAGCCCTTGGACATCCCGCTGCACAGCGGCCTCGGCCTGGCCAACGACCTCGCCCGCGGCCCCGACAACGCCCTGTGGTTCACCCTCGGCGGTCTGGACTCCATCGGTCGCTACGACCCGGCGACCGGCGCTTGGAGCAAGTACCGCGTGCCCGGCGAGATCCTCGGCCAGGTCGGTGCGCTGTTCGGCATCATCAAACCCGGCCCCGGCCGCACCGTGGTGTTCGACCTGCCGCAACTGAACAAGATCGCCACCCTGGACGTGGCCACCCACCTGTTCACCCAGTACACGATGCCCACGCCGGCCTCGTTCCCGGTCGGCGTGCGCACCGCCGCCGACGGCACCATCTGGGTCGGTGAAGCGCTCGGCATGAAGATCGCCCGCATCAACCCCGTCACCGGGCAGGTCACCGAGTACCCGCTGCTCGGCGTGGGCGGCCTGCTCACCGGCATCGTCAACGGTCCGGGCGTCGGTGGCATCGGCAACCCGCTGCCGATGCCGGGCCCCATCGCCGAGGCGAGCGACGGCAACATCTACTTCTCGGTCAGCTTCCCGGCGCTGTTCGGTCTCGGCAACCAGGTCGCCCGGTTCGATCCCGTCACCCACGAGGTCCGGATGTGGCCCACGCCCTCGTCCGCCTCCTACCCCTGCGACATCAACGTCCACCAGCCCGGCGCCGTCTGGTTCGGCCTCCTGACCACCAACAAGATCGGGAAGCTGGACATCGCCGCCACCTGA